GGTTATAACAGAATCAGCATCATTCGGGATCATACTGAATGCATGCTGAGCATATCCTGTACCCTCTTCCTCATTTCTGGTTCTGATCTGCCACCTGAAATCCGAAAATCCATTCTTCTTTCGGGCAACGTAGAGACTGTCATCTCCTGCAAGCCTTCCTATGCAATACCAGATATCCCCAGGAAGGATTCCGGATTCAGGTTCAGACAGTTTCAGCATCTCCTCAAAAACCATTCTGAGCTGATCCCTGCCAGGTTTCCAGAAATTGTCTCCTATATGATCAGGCGTGATCTGCATAACATGTCTGAAAAGGGAGTGATACTCTGAATCGTGTCCGAGAATATATCCTGCAAGTGATCTGAAAATATCATCTGTCAGCTTATATGGAACCTCAATCGTTCCCCTGGCCCCTTTGCGTACAGCCTGCACAGAACCCGGATGATCTGCACCAACGGCAATCCTCTGATAGACCTCAAATGGAATTGACCTGTTACGTGCAGAGAAATAATGACTGAATTTTCTTCTATCGGTTTTATAATCCCGCGTTTTCCTGTACTCTTCAATATTTTTGTCATAGAAATGGTCCTTTAAGATATTCCAGCCGTCCAGGAAATCAAATCCGCAGGCTTCGTCCTGGTGCCAGGAAATGGATGGTGGCAGGATCGTATCCGGAAGATCAGGCCACTGGACAAGATCCTGTGCAGTTACCTCCTCACCACCCTCCAGCAGGAACCTGTGATTGGGAGTAACTTCCATGATCTCGCCTGTATCAAAATAGATCTTTATAAGCTGCTGCTCATCCATTTTCAGCACACTGGTGATCCTGGACTCAACAATACTGCCATAGGCATCTGAGGTGTAGACCGGAATCTCATGATCCCTCAGGTCAACCTTATATTTTCCATCCTCCCTCTCAGCATTATGGGAATATTTATCGTAGAGCTGCCTGATATGAACTGGTCCTCTGCCAGGTACTGCAATATACCCGTCACGAATACACTGCATTGCCTGGAACGCCACCGATCCCTCAGCACCCCTGATCTCACCTACAATGATATAATTGGGTCTTGATCGCAGTGCAGCTTTTAGGAGGGTGAATGTATCCACCCTTGAATCAGGGGGTCCGTCCTCACGGGTGATGAGCTGCTGCCAGACAGGCTGGGGCGGCTGAACCTCTGCAGTATCCTCTGCAGAGTATACCTTGGATTTGGGGTTGACAAAGCACAGACATGCATTCAGCATTGTGGTCTTTCCGCTTGCAGTCTCGCCACTAAAAAAGATACTCATACCATTCTCAAGACACATCCACATATACGCAGCCATTTCACAGCTGATGGACCCCCAGTTGATCAGCTGAATGATACTGATGGGAACCTCACTGAACTTACGCATGGTGAAACTGCTTCCCCGGCGGCTTACATCAGGACTGTAGATGATATTGATACGCGAGCCATCGGGAAGTGCACCATCTGCAATGGGTTTGGAATCACTGACAGGCCTTCCTATCCGTTCACTCATACTTCTAAGCCAGCTATCAAGTCTTGTATCATCCCCGAAGGTGAGGTTGGTTTTCATCATATCCAGTACCTTGTGGACAATGAACACGCCATCCACACCGATACTGTGAATATCCTCAAGATATGGGTCCCTGATAACAGGCTCTATTGGCCCTGAACCTATGATGTTTCGTTCAATATGATAGAGTAGATGATTGTATTCCATCTGACTTACTGATACCATCTCATTCTTCGGGAAGAGCTTTGAAAGTATTCTGGAACCATCCTCCACAGACTCCCCGGTATCTCCAATGGATACTGATTCATTGAACAGTTTAAGTATCAGCTCCTTCAGATCAGCCTCTGAATTGGGTACAGGCTCCTTGGCTGACTTTTCCAGAATAAGATTCATTATTGTATCATATTTCTTCTGCTCAGTTGCAGAAAGCTGGGGTTCAATGGCCCTGTACTCCACCTCACCCATCTCAGGAGTACCGTACAGATGAATAAAAACAGGATCCCCCACCGGCAAAAGTAAATTTACATCCTCTTTATCTATTTCCTTGGGAATACTTACAACAAATTCAGGCAATTTTCCTGTACTGCGGTTAAACTCGGCCACATATTTTTTCAGATGGGGGTTTCTTTGCATTGCTTTCTGAAATTCCGGATCCATTCAGAACACCTTTTTTTATCCTACAGCTGCAATTTCCACCACAAGCCCGACCTTGGGTTCAATACGAAATCCGATCATCTGTCCTACAGGTCCCTTGGCCCCGGTGAACTTGTTTACCACAACTGTACGCTTGACCTCATTTGACATGGGCCGTACCTTGAGAGTACAGTAGATATCACATGATGACCTGAACATGGACGTAACATCCTCACTCAGCTGGCTTGGTTCAATGGTGAGTATGATCACCTTGCCAATACCATTGAGTTTCTTGAAAAATGAGATAAGGTCAAGACTTTTCTCGGTATTTACACTGTACTTGATAAGGGAGGAGATGGTATCAATGATAATAACATCGTTCTCAAACAGTTCCTGGGCACTCATCAGCCTTTCAATAAAATCTATCCTTGACTTGGCTGCCCTTACAAGAGGGATCACAGGAATATAGAGCAGACTGCCGTTTAGCAGATGTGTGGCAATGGCATAATCAATGGAATACATCTGGTTGATAAAGCCCTTGGTGGTCTGCTGGGTGGAAATATATGTAACCTTGCTGTTATTCTGCAAAAGTCCGTAGGTCAGTCTCTGGGATATGGTACTCTTCCCGGCACCACTGCCGCCTTCGATCACGACCATGGAGCCTGGCGGAAATCCTCCGCCAAGTTTTCTGTTGAACTCATCCCTCTGGATCTCAAACGAACATATCCTTGACAAACTTACTTACCTCAACTGTTTTTGATCTTGAAATTCATTACATCCGATTTACCGTTCTCAGATGATATGCGTATCCTGTGATCCCGGTCCGGTTCAAGTTCTTCATCCATAATTACTGTCACTGCCAGTACATCACCCGGTATCCAGGTACCTGTATCAGAATCCCTGCCTGTAACCTCAAACTCCAGGTATTCAGGGTAGACCAGGGCACCGTTTAGTATCACAGTCACATATTCAGCAACCAGTGAAGATTTACCTGTGTTCTTCACGTAGAATGTATACCTGTGCTCATCATTATCAATTTTATACAGAATACGTTCAGGATCACTCACAATGGTGATATCTGTCCTCAGCTGTTCTGCCAGTGTCTGGCTTCCTGCTGATGTGGCACCTGTAATATTCTGAACATTGACCGATACCACAGCCACAACACCCATGGCAATGATCACTGCAGCTATGAAAAAGATCAGATGTGTCATGGCAGTTTCAGCCGATTCATCCCTGTGTATCCTGTTTGAAGGAATTGAAGCCGTTTTCATTCTAACATCTTCATATAAAAGATTAGATATAAATTGTTTCATTCAGTTATCCGGACCAGATCATATAGACATATAAACATAATAATCCGCAACTCCGTTCTCAGTTACCACCTTGATCCTGTGTTCATTTTCCACAGGAAGAGCAACACTTATCTCATAATCCTCCAGAGGTGTCCATGTATAGGGAGGATCATAGCTGTACTCCCTTAGAGCACCATCCACAAGTACGCTCAGGCAGCTGGCATCTATTGTCCGGCTTCCGGTATTGGTCATTGATATTATCAGTGACGTGTTGTCAGGATTATCAACTCCTGTGATCTCAAGGTCTGTGTGAAGGCGTGCAAACTCCATTTTAAACCGTTCCTCAGACGCATCATCCACATCAGAATCTGCCATGCTGATGGTAGAGTAGGCAGATGTTCCCAGTATCAGGGCCGCTACAAAGAAAATGGCAACTACAACAGATGTATCAAATCCCATATAATTCCTCTAATCCGTGTTTTACCCTGGCCATCTCACGGTCAAGGGTACCCAGCATATTCTTATCGATCTTTCTGCCACACAGGCGTTCAATGAACAGAAGTGATTTGGTATGATCCTCTGGAAGCAGGCGCCAGGTAGATTTTTCAACGTAATAGTCAATACCCCTGGCATACGTCATGATCTCTGAGCGCACTTCTTCACTGATCCACCCGATATCAACGTAATAATCAAGGGCATCCATCAGGTTATTTCTTCCAACTCTCTCCATCAAAAACTCGATCCAGTTTAGAAGAATCACCACACTGGCAGTATCAGGACCCACAGATTCAAGCCTCACCGCCGGATTTATCACACTGATAGCTTCAGTCCGGAACGCAGCAGGCTCCTCCTGGCAGAGCGGTGCAGAAGAAACGGGCTCAGGAATATCACCAGGGTCAGGGGCTGTGCTTTCAAGCCGGTCTATCCTTTCCATGATACTGGAAGTGGATTCTGCAAGATCCAGAATATTATCCTCTATCTCCTGACAGCGCCTGTTGAATACCTTCGTACTTTCAGACAGCTGTTCAAGACTTTCATGGATCATGGACATTGCATCTGAAAAGGCATCAAATTTCGACTCGATCTCACCTATCCTCTCCTCAGTCTCCTGCGCCATACCCATATTCTCAAGACCATTCCTCAGGGAATTGACATCATTCCTGAGCATGACAGCTGCATCACCTATCTCATTGATCCTTTTCTCAGCCCTGTCAAACCTCTCAATGGTATCCCTTCCACTGCCACTCTCACCTACAAAGGGATTTACCTGATTGGAAACGATCTCATACAGTGAAAGAAGTTCAATAACACTCTGGTCAATCTTCTGCACAGTATCCTTAATATCCTTATTCTCCCTCTCCATCATATTAAAGCTCATCTCAAACTTGGAGAGCTTCTTCTCAAGTGAATTGATACGCTCTCTGTTCTCTTCAGCCGTTTTACCACCTGAAGCAGCAGGAGTAGTCTGGGAGTCTCCAGAAGGACCATTCAGGGACATCTGATCCAGGTCTGGCAGTGAATCAGGACCCGGGAATCCAGAACCTCCGGAAATATCAGGAGCTGTATCAAAACCCGGCGGACCGGAGAGGGAATCATCCGGACCAAAGGGTGAGTTACTGCTACCGGATGATCCTTCTTTTCCGGCAAACCTGATTTTGAGTCTTTTTAGTTTCTTTTTCAGATTAACCATGGTTGTGCTGGGAATAATTAATACTGTTTTTAAGAATGCGATACGTGCAGTTTCGGTACAGATGCTGTGGGGATACCGGACTTGCCTGCAGGTCATGTAGCCTTTTGTTCAGAAAGATACATTCGCGGTCATTTATATAGTGGTACATTCTGAAACTATTTATATATTATTATATATTACATTCCCAAAACGTCCTGCACCAGGATCGTTGAGGGATAAGCAGTACCATGGCACGAAAAAAGAAGTTTGAAAGGAATATGCACTCAGTCAGGGACGGTATCAGGTTCGCCACCCCGGCTGAGGTGGCACAGTACAGGGCAGAAAGGCTTGCATGTGATACCCTTGCAGAGATCGGGTGTGGCATAGGCGGTCAGACAATCCATTTTTCCAGGACATGCAGAAAGGTCTATGCAGTGGAAATTGATGCTGATAAATTAAAGAGTGCAAAGAAGAACTGTCAGGAACATGGTATAACAAATGTTGAGTTCATTCAGGGTGATGCACTCTCCAGAGACGTGATTGACCGGATCCCGCAAATTGATATCCTGTTCTCTGACCCCAGACGGCCTGCACAGGAGAATATGAGAACTGTGACCAGCCTGGAGCCCGGGTTACCGGACCTCATGCAGGCATATTCATCCAAAACCTGTAACTTTGCATTTGAAGCACCGCCAAAACTTACACCTGAGAGAATACGGTTTGATCTTGAAAAGGAATATCTCTCCCTTAACGGACAGCTGAACAGGCTGACACTGTACTCAGGCAGTATCAGAAAAGCAGACAGATGTGCAGTTACACTGCCTGGAGGACACAGGATATGCAGTACAGGCCTGAAGGATCAGGATAACATACCCTCCCTGGAAGAGATCAGCAATCCTCTCTCATATGCTTTTGAACCCGATCCTGCAGTGGTCCAGGCAGGCCTTTTAGGAGAACTTGCCTGCAGAATTGCAAAAGACGCCACAGTGCCGGGACTGTACCGTATCGACAGCAAAAGGATTCTTCTGACTTCAGATCATCCTGCAGAAGATCCTATGCTCAAGAACAGATACATTGTCCACTCAGTATCAGAATTTGATCCTGAAAAACTCAATACCTACCTGAAAAGTAAAGGTGCAGGAAGAGTAGTGCTGCGTGCAGGTGTTGATCCAAAACAGTACTGGGATATCCGCAACCGTCTTGAGAAGGGTCTGGAAGGGGACAGGATCATTCACCTGTATGTAAAAAGGGGTCAGGCTGTTATATGCGAGAAACTGTGATCCAGGAAATTACCATCATTCCATGTCCAGCAGGGCCTTTACCCTTCTTACAAGCTGTTTTACTCCGAATGGTTTTGTGATGTAGTCATCGGCCTTGAGGACATGCAGACCCAGCATCTTATCAAATTCCTGATCCTTTACAGTAAGCATGGCAATTTTAACATCTTTGTTCTTCTTGCGGATCTGATGGAATGTCTCCCATCCGTCCATTTCAGGCATCATGATATCAAGAAGTATGAGGTCAGGATCCACCTTGTCCAGCTTATCAAGGCATTCAAAACCACTGCTGGCACCTTCCACCTCAATACCTTCCGCTTCCAGTATCATCTGTACCAGTTCAATGTTATCAGGCTCATCATCCACAACCATGACTTTTGGACACATATTATGACTCCCTTTGAAAATATGAGTTAGATATAATATAAATCTATCATAATGCGACCTGAAAGTATTTTATATTCATGTATCCTGAATTCATGCTTCATCTGCGGTCCACCCATACCTTTTCATCACCATTTTGATCCTGGCGTTCATTTCCCTTTTATCGAAAGGTTTTGAGATATAATCATCGATCCCGAGTTCCATACCCCTGACCTTATCATCCACATCCGTCTTTGCCGAGACCATTATCACAGGTATCTCCCTGGTATCCTCAATCTGCTTGAGCTGTTCCACCACCTCATATCCGTCCATTCCCGGCATCATGATATCAAGAAGTATGAGGTCAGGGAGTTCCTCTCTGGCCTTCTCAACCGCTTCCTCACCACTGTAGGCAGCAATGAAGTCATAGGGCTGCCTTGCAAAGGATAACTTGATCAGTTCAACAATGTCAGGCTCGTCATCCACAACCAGGATCTTGATTCGATCCTTTGCTACTTTCCTGCGAACATACTCAAGCTTTACATAGCCTTTATCCAGACTGTACCTTAGATCACGGTTCATCAGGCAGGTCTCGCCATGCATCAGTCCATTGTACTGTACATCGATCACCAGATCGAACACTGATTTGAGCATTGATTCGCCTTCTGTAGAAAGCACGCCTTTCTTGATCATGGAAATAACCGTGATTTTGTTCTCACTGGCAGATTTTCTGGCATATCTCAGGAAATTCTCTACAACCTGCAGGTTATCCTTCCCCAGAGGTGTAGCATCATCCAGTACCAGCAATGAACCGGGATTCTCACTAAACAGTTTTGATACATGGGAAGCCATTCTGGTATAATCTGAAGATGATGAACAGTACATGGTACGCTCTTCAGGATCATCTGACGGCAGATGGGGTACAATAAACCAAAAATTATCCTTATGAGAATCAAGATCAAAACCATATTTCTCAAGGTCTGAAAGCAGGTTGGCCTTTGTTATGCTCAGACATACCCAGATTATTTTCCGATCAGGATCGCATTCTACTGCACTGGTGATATATGCATAGATGAGCTTTCTTACACTAAATTCCGACGGTTCCATGAATAAAACATGCCTTAGTTCAAACTCAGCCCTTAGATCAGATAGCACCTGCTCTGTTGTTTTATCATGAACCATTTTTGATCACTTATATAAATTAGTTCCCTGAAAGTATTAAACCTTATGAAAGTTACTCACTGGAAATATAAACATCTTAGGAAATATAGTTCCATAATTTCAGGGTAAGAGGGATACAGATGCAGAATGCCTGAAAACAGTCATTAGCACATTACTGGCTTTTGTGGATATCACAACTGCCTGAACCCTGTACATATCATCAAATATTTCTGTGAGGATCAGTCATATATTAACAGTTAATATCGATTTTTCAGATCCCAGGATCAACACAATAACTGCAAGTAAAATGTAGATACAGGACCTGGCTATATGGTGCTGCAGGCCCTGAACAGATATACTGGATGATCATTCCAGCAGTAAGTTTTCACGCAAGCTGCGTTCTGATAACCTCAACTCCGGCAGCAATTGCATCATCGATCTTTGAGAGATCACTGCCTCCGCCCTGTGCCATTCCGGGTTTTCCGCCACCGCCACCGCCTGCTATTCCTGAAGCTTGCCTGACAATGGCACCACAATCTACACCCATCTCAACTGCAGCTTTGCCTGCTGCAGCCACTATTCTGATACCGTCTGCATCGCCTGCAAGCACTGCCACCATATTATCATTCCTGCTGATCTGGCCTGCGATCTTCATGAGCTCACCGGTATCAGCATTTTCAATCTTCCTGGCGATTACCTGAACACCACTTATCTGCTCGCTTTCCTGCATCAGCTGATAGACACGAAGGCCTGCAAGTTCCTCAGTAAGCCTTTCATTCTCCTTCTTCAGCTCCTTCCACTCACCAAAGAATCTCTCGATTGTGGCAGGAAGGTGTTCCGGGCGTACCCTCAGTGCTTCGGCTGACCTGGCAAGAAGAGAACTTATGTTCTGCATTGCACGCACAGCAGCCTCTCCTGCAGCAAATTCCAGTCGTTCAACACCATCCTGTATCCTTTCGGTCCTGAGTATCCTGATGGGACCCACATTTCCTGTGCTCCTGAGATGCGTCCCGGCACAGGCCTCTACATCATCACCCACCTTGAGCACCCGGATCTTCTTGCCTGGAGGGACACCTCCCTGGTACAGCCTGAAACCATAGGTACGCTCTGCCTCAACCCTTTCCATCCACTCAGCAGTGACCCGGGTATTCTTCATCACAATACGATTTGCCACAAGTTCGATCCGGTCAAGTTCCTCCTGGCTGATACGCTTGTAATGGGAGAGGTCAAGTCTTGCACGGTCCTGGGCCTTCTGGGCACCCATCTGCCAGATATGATCTCCCAGCACCTTTCTTGCCGCGTCAATAACCACATGGGTGGCTGTATGGTGGGCAGCATGGGCAGACCTTCGCTCCTCATCAATCCTGACAGTGACAATATCACCCTTTCTCACATGCAGCTCATTCTCAATATCACCGGTAATATGTACAATCACATCTCCCACCTGCTGAACATCCACAATATCCAGCAGCTGATCCTCAACCATCATGATACCATGATCTGCAGGCTGACCACCGCCTTCCGGATACATGAAGGTACTGTCCAGTACAATCTTATTATCGAACATATCCAGTACCACAGCTTCAAATTCCATACGATGGGGATCGTCATAGAACAGTTTCTTGGTTGCAGGAAGACCAGAGAGCCGGCCTGCATACTCAACATCTCCTTCCTCCCCTTCCCTTTCAGGAGCACTGCTGTGCCTTGATGCGACCAGGGAATAGAAATTGTCAGGAAGGGAGACCTCAACATCCTCCTCAGCAGCGATCTCCTTTGTGATCTCAGGAGGAATGCCGTGGGAATCGTATAGTTCGATCAGCTTTTCCAGAGGTATCTTCTCATCCTTCTTTCTGTAATGCTGGGCAGACTTCAGGATCATTCTCCTGCCCCTGTCAAGGGTCTCTGAAAACTTCTGTTCCTCATGGTAGAGAATATCCTCAATAACATCCATCTTCTCCTCAAATTCAGGATATTCAGGCAGGTTCTTTATGTGCATCTGTACGATCTCGCAGATCGGGATCTTTACATCCAGATCCCTGAGCATTCTCAGTGTCCTGCGGGTCACGAGCCTGGCAAGATATCCTGCCTTCACATTGGAAGGAATTATGCCATCCCCCAGCATGAAGGTCAGACACCGGGTATGGTCCGTGATCGAGTAAACGGTCTCCACAGGCTCCATTATAGCTGCCAGCCTGTCCACAGGTATGCCAATATTGGAAGCAACCTTCTTTCGAAGTTCGAACAGGTTTGCCTTCTCACTGATATCAATCATACCGGCAAGTCTTGCATTCTGGGCAAGGATATTGGAATATTCACTGTTATCCAGTTCATGTTCAATCCCTGCAAGACCCATTATCTCATTCACGATTTCCGGGAAAATAGCGTCATAGATGGTAGGGGAGCCCTTGGACGCCCAGACAAATCTCTCAAGTCCGTAGCCGGTATCAACAATATAGTTGTTATCCATCACAGAATAACGGTCACCCTTAAGTTCCACCTGTCCTGTCTTTGACTTCTGCAGGTTCATAAAGACAAGGGTGGCAACCTCAAGTCCTCCAATGAGCGCTTCAAGGCAGGGTCCTGCATTTCCGCCACCTGCCCACGGCTCTTCCTTATAGGTCACTGCAAGGGGATCCGCACCCAGGGAGGAGAGCAATTCATCACACAGTCCCACAGTCTCATCCTTCCAGTATATCTCCTTTTTCTTTGTATTGAAGGCATGGTGTGCCATCATTTCAAAGGTTGTAAGATGCCGACCGCTCCTGCCCACAGCATCCAGGTCAGAGAGACGGATACAGGGCTGGGAGATAGTCAGGGGATTGGCAGGTGGTGGTACCTGTCCCGAGGTTACAAACGGCTGAAAGTCAGCAATGGAGGCTATTGTAAGATAAATGTCGTCTCTCCACCTGGCTACAACCGGATAGCGTTCAAGCCTTGTATGATCGTGGCTTTCAAAGAAATTGAGATAGTATTCTCTCATATCAGCAAGCTCAAAGGGCTTTCTGAATACCGGCTCACCTATGAAGGTATAGGGATCGCATGGTGCATCCCCGCATGTCTTTCTTTCAAGATCGCGTGTCCAGAAGTGTTTACCGCATTCTGTACACTGTTTTCGGATAAAGCCATTATCGGAAAAGAATTGAAGTTGATATTCTTCCTCAAGCATGATTATTCCAACTGAGTAGATTTATTCAGGTATTTTAAGATATAGTGATTTGTTCAAAAGTGAATCATTTTGTTCTATCACCTATAATCCCAATATTTAAAAACATTGCTTAAACCAGACATTTCACCAATCCGTTTCGTTCCACAAATTTTAAGCAGCAGTAAGTAATCTGGCTGACTATGGACAAAAAAATACTGGTCACAAATGATGACGGAGTATATACAACAGGAATAAGAGCTGCATACCGCAGTGTGAAGGACCTTGGAGATGTCACGGTGGTGGCACCTGCGGTTCAGCAAAGCGGTGTTGGAAGATCAATTTCAATCTTTGAACCCCTCAGAATCAGCAGGGCAAAGGTGGACGGAATGAATGCCTATGCAGTAGGCGGTACTCCCACAGATTCGGTGATACTTGGACTGTTTGCGGTCATGGACCAGATGCCGGATCTTATCCTGTCAGGATTCAATATTGGTGAGAATATCAGTACAGATACCATTACGACCTCAGGTACCATAGGTGCTGCACTTGAAGGTGCAAGCTACGGGATACCTGCCATTGCAGCCTCCATCCAGGTTGTTGATGAGGGAATGAAATTCGATGATCTTCGAGACTATGATCATGATTTTGAAATGAGTGTCAGGATAGTTAACCGGATTGCAAAAAATGTGCTCAGATACGGCCTTCCTGAAAATGTGGATCTTCTAAACGTCAATATACCGCATAATGTACAGGATGACTGTGAGATCGAAATTACCCGCCTGGCCCGCAAGATATTCAGAACAGAAGTTGAGGAGAGGAAGGATCCAAGGGGCAGGTCATACTACTGGATAGCAGGTGACCTGATACATGAAGAGGAGAATGGAACCGATGTCCATGCCGTCATGCAGAAGGGAAATATTTCAATTACACCCATTACACTGGATGCAACCTCTCCTGTGGATTTCTCTGTGATACAGAAATACTGCAGATAATATCACTTGTTGATCCTGATACTTATCTGCTGCCATTCATCATCAACACCGTGCAGATGCTCAACTGCACCTGCTATTGTACCTGAGAGTATACTCTGCACAAAGTCGTTCATAGCTATTTCCTTTCCATCTACTGTCAGTTCAATTTCCATATTCAAAACCTCCAATTTCATAATATTATCTGCAGAAGGGAACACGCCTGCTTACCGCTGTCCTGAGCAGTTCATGCATCTGCCGGCAATCAGCCCCTTCAATATCCACCAGGTTATCATTGACCAGAAGACATGGTTTGAGCTTTCCCTGGGGAGTTACCCTGAGCCTGTTACAGGCGGCACAGAACTGTGAATTGTCAATGGGGCGCACAAATTCAACGGCTGCACCATCGATGAGATATTTTTTGCGCCTGTGCATCTTCCGGGTGATTATACTCTTCGCCCTGGATGCAAGGTACTGTTCAATGGCATCTGCATCGATCCTGTATGAAGGAATGCCATTGAAATCCATCAGTTCGATAAGCTGCAGAACCACTCCATCACTGTAACCCCGGACAAAGTCCAGCATATCCTCAATCTCAGAGTCATTGAGACCCTTTAGAAGCACCATGTTAAGCTTTACAGGAACAAGACCAGCATCAACTGCCATATGGATACCATCCATCACCCGCTCCAGCAGATGACTGCTGCCGTTTGTGATATACCTGTACCTTTCAGGATCAAGGGTATCAAGGCTTATGTTTACCCTGTCAAGACCGGAATCCTTAAGGTCATGAGCCCGGTCTGCCAGCATAACTCCGTTTGTTGTTGCAGAGATGTTCTTCATCCGGGGCAGTTCTGAGATAATCTCTTCAAAATCAGATCTCATCAAAGGTTCCCCGCCTGAGAACTTGAGCTTGTTCACTCCATGACAGCGTGCGGCGCCTACCAGGTTTAAAATGGTCTGCTTTGATATTTCAGATTCTGCATGTACACAGTCATTGCCTTCATGATGGCAGTAAATACAGTTCAGGTTGCACCTGTCTGTAACAGATATTCGCAGGCTTGATATGCTGCGCCCGAAAGGATCCGTGAGGGGATTTGCTGTAACGGAATCGTTCATTGATTATCAACCGGATGGTTATTTTTCATTGGGTCAGGTTATAGTCGCAATACTATAATATAAAATCAACCCAATTATCACTCATGACAAGAGCATTACTTATCGCAGGAACACACAGTGGAGTTGGTAAGACAACGGTAGCCATGGGAATAATGGCAGCCCTTA
Above is a genomic segment from Methanosalsum zhilinae DSM 4017 containing:
- a CDS encoding ATPase, T2SS/T4P/T4SS family, whose amino-acid sequence is MDPEFQKAMQRNPHLKKYVAEFNRSTGKLPEFVVSIPKEIDKEDVNLLLPVGDPVFIHLYGTPEMGEVEYRAIEPQLSATEQKKYDTIMNLILEKSAKEPVPNSEADLKELILKLFNESVSIGDTGESVEDGSRILSKLFPKNEMVSVSQMEYNHLLYHIERNIIGSGPIEPVIRDPYLEDIHSIGVDGVFIVHKVLDMMKTNLTFGDDTRLDSWLRSMSERIGRPVSDSKPIADGALPDGSRINIIYSPDVSRRGSSFTMRKFSEVPISIIQLINWGSISCEMAAYMWMCLENGMSIFFSGETASGKTTMLNACLCFVNPKSKVYSAEDTAEVQPPQPVWQQLITREDGPPDSRVDTFTLLKAALRSRPNYIIVGEIRGAEGSVAFQAMQCIRDGYIAVPGRGPVHIRQLYDKYSHNAEREDGKYKVDLRDHEIPVYTSDAYGSIVESRITSVLKMDEQQLIKIYFDTGEIMEVTPNHRFLLEGGEEVTAQDLVQWPDLPDTILPPSISWHQDEACGFDFLDGWNILKDHFYDKNIEEYRKTRDYKTDRRKFSHYFSARNRSIPFEVYQRIAVGADHPGSVQAVRKGARGTIEVPYKLTDDIFRSLAGYILGHDSEYHSLFRHVMQITPDHIGDNFWKPGRDQLRMVFEEMLKLSEPESGILPGDIWYCIGRLAGDDSLYVARKKNGFSDFRWQIRTRNEEEGTGYAQHAFSMIPNDADSVITEQRDGIHTSRISRIDRSFVDWLVKNGFILVNEDCQNSCAVRKRIPVENISNIHAYIAGILDSNCTIGYSNNQVFEIELALNISRDDERLLLDQLRLVKCFENDLFPAVRCVEFRYHGDYEDYMDRYTGFCRDLGFNVQATRYDSIRGIVARVEFSSSRKQGVWKRWAEHVVPYMYCRDKIQAVLELAGTGAGSKKGQGLSYDIYRSLVHRNYLPHLSLLAGICGYTLISESHECFDHRYFRFSKQKSSRIIHVDHGQSDHTYDISMEDGSYYIGGRQMMGYVYDTGHPVVATFHASAVKKMIQRLTGDPINVPVTFVDNLNVAMILQAVYRKGKFLRRCLSIEEIEGYYEEAGGVVTRAVFQWDPETDTHKFRGLNNSFILEDKIATILGYEDKRKIYDDLFLRARILEEMKDRGIEEYHEVHDILVKFYKYGVDGLPFLV
- a CDS encoding ATPase domain-containing protein; amino-acid sequence: MSRICSFEIQRDEFNRKLGGGFPPGSMVVIEGGSGAGKSTISQRLTYGLLQNNSKVTYISTQQTTKGFINQMYSIDYAIATHLLNGSLLYIPVIPLVRAAKSRIDFIERLMSAQELFENDVIIIDTISSLIKYSVNTEKSLDLISFFKKLNGIGKVIILTIEPSQLSEDVTSMFRSSCDIYCTLKVRPMSNEVKRTVVVNKFTGAKGPVGQMIGFRIEPKVGLVVEIAAVG
- a CDS encoding flagellin, yielding MKQFISNLLYEDVRMKTASIPSNRIHRDESAETAMTHLIFFIAAVIIAMGVVAVVSVNVQNITGATSAGSQTLAEQLRTDITIVSDPERILYKIDNDEHRYTFYVKNTGKSSLVAEYVTVILNGALVYPEYLEFEVTGRDSDTGTWIPGDVLAVTVIMDEELEPDRDHRIRISSENGKSDVMNFKIKNS
- a CDS encoding flagellin, whose product is MGFDTSVVVAIFFVAALILGTSAYSTISMADSDVDDASEERFKMEFARLHTDLEITGVDNPDNTSLIISMTNTGSRTIDASCLSVLVDGALREYSYDPPYTWTPLEDYEISVALPVENEHRIKVVTENGVADYYVYMSI
- a CDS encoding FlaD/FlaE family flagellar protein → MTCRQVRYPHSICTETARIAFLKTVLIIPSTTMVNLKKKLKRLKIRFAGKEGSSGSSNSPFGPDDSLSGPPGFDTAPDISGGSGFPGPDSLPDLDQMSLNGPSGDSQTTPAASGGKTAEENRERINSLEKKLSKFEMSFNMMERENKDIKDTVQKIDQSVIELLSLYEIVSNQVNPFVGESGSGRDTIERFDRAEKRINEIGDAAVMLRNDVNSLRNGLENMGMAQETEERIGEIESKFDAFSDAMSMIHESLEQLSESTKVFNRRCQEIEDNILDLAESTSSIMERIDRLESTAPDPGDIPEPVSSAPLCQEEPAAFRTEAISVINPAVRLESVGPDTASVVILLNWIEFLMERVGRNNLMDALDYYVDIGWISEEVRSEIMTYARGIDYYVEKSTWRLLPEDHTKSLLFIERLCGRKIDKNMLGTLDREMARVKHGLEELYGI
- a CDS encoding methyltransferase domain-containing protein, with translation MARKKKFERNMHSVRDGIRFATPAEVAQYRAERLACDTLAEIGCGIGGQTIHFSRTCRKVYAVEIDADKLKSAKKNCQEHGITNVEFIQGDALSRDVIDRIPQIDILFSDPRRPAQENMRTVTSLEPGLPDLMQAYSSKTCNFAFEAPPKLTPERIRFDLEKEYLSLNGQLNRLTLYSGSIRKADRCAVTLPGGHRICSTGLKDQDNIPSLEEISNPLSYAFEPDPAVVQAGLLGELACRIAKDATVPGLYRIDSKRILLTSDHPAEDPMLKNRYIVHSVSEFDPEKLNTYLKSKGAGRVVLRAGVDPKQYWDIRNRLEKGLEGDRIIHLYVKRGQAVICEKL